TTTTGTAATGTGTGAGAAAAGTTATTTAGTGTGAACAAGAGAtttttgggtgggtgtgggAGTTCTTTTGAGGCATATGAGAGTTTTTGGGTGcccgtgagatttttttaatgtgagggTGTTTTTggtatgttgtgttttttttgtgttttgttttacgtaagtgttttttgcttttgttagtGTGAGTTTTTATCGGTTTATGTTGGAAGACAACATttcccataggtgcgaatgatTGGCTTTTTTCCGACGTTGTGTTGTGTCGCTTGCGTATTTACAAAGGAGGTTTTCTATGTGTGACGAACTCTTCTTGCGCCCTCcaattctgctttttttctttctcccccgATACATGCTCCCCGCTGCTACAACCgatgttgtttctttttctttcggcCGGATCATCTCACCTTCACGTCCAACAAAAGAGCCTAAAGTCGCCTTGCAGGCCTAAACCCAGCAGATGAAAAGAAATCCCATGTGTTCTGTTTCCAGCGTATTACCTCGTACAGCCTACTGGTCAGTATTTttctatcatttatttttttggggtgtgcatCGTTATATTACATCACCTTTAAGTGGTATCTTGAGTGTCTCCTGATGGTTTAGCTCCTTTTCATTTGTGGTACCTGCGAAGTTCCATTTTGTTGAAGCAGCCCAGCTACAAGAGAACTCCGGATTTCGGAAGAGAGCCCCAGACGGCGAGCAGGAAGTGGAGGCAGGAAGGTGGGGGAGTTTGAGCAGTCAGTCTGTGCAAACATCAGAACTTCTTGCACATGAGTCACTCCCTGATTCGTGCGTTGAACGTCAGTGTCCCCCCCGCGTATTCGCTATTTGATTTGAAACTATCTCAGTTATTCgttgaaaaactcacctgtttgtggttttgtgctcaggccaaagccatgtctaatataaaaatattgctttggcgccgtCTTGTGGCATCGTGGTGTGAACTTTTTTGAAGTATGTGcgagtttctttgttttttttttggtgagagAGAGTTTTTTTCTCGTTTGCCACAGAGGTTTTTGGGTGTGACCGAAACGTTTTTTGATAAGTTAGAGAGGTTTCTTGGTGAGAGCGAGAGTTGTTTGACATGAGTGAGCGGTATTTTGGTGAGTGTAAACGTTTTTTGGGGGCGTgtgagacatttttttgggtgactgAGTTTTTAGGTTTGTGgtgtgtgaattttttttagtccgtgcgtgttttttgtgtgagtgtgagagttttttgggtgtaaaaggtttgtgtgtgtgtgtgtgagagagagagagagaaagagagagtttTTTGCTGACTGGGAGTTTTTTTCATGTGTGTAAGAGTTTCTTGAGTgtgagttttatttatttatgagtgTGAGaggttctttttttgtgtgtttttttttttttgtacattagaGTTTTTCGTTGTTTGAGTGTTTTTTGGGTTGCGCGTAAGAAGTAAATTTTTCCTGTGAGCGAGAGGTTTTGGGTGAGTTTGAAAGGTTTCCCGGTTTCCGTGAATGGTTGTCTTGAGAGTGGACGTTTTTGTGCGAGAGGTTTTGTGGTGACagtgagaggtttttttttttttttttttaggtgtgagAGGTTTCTTGAGCTTTGCAATCATTTTTTGGGTGCCTGTGAGAGTTTTATTGTTGAGTGtgagagggttttttttgtttggtggttgaGAGTTTGTTGgtacatttgaatttttttttatgagtgaGAGAGGTTTTCTGGGTGTGAGAGGGTTTTTTTGGGTTGTGAGTTTTTGTGGTGGAGCgagagttttttaaaaaaaaactttttattaGAGATTGGTGTGAGTGAGAGGTTTTCTGGTGTAGAATGTAAGAGTTTTTTATTGTATGTGATTCACAAAAGGGCGGAGGCGGGGTCGCAGAAAACATTTATAGTGGGGAGCACAGAAGAAGAAACGACAGGAGGAGGAGCACCgagccacatacacacagggaGTAACAGATTTTGTGTAATGATACATAAACACACAGATTGACCCGGTTGCACTCACAAACGGCGAAATTGGACACAAACACAGCGACTTCGATATTTAGTGTACTTGTCGGCATCGGTGCTGATGTTAGGATTCCTTCCAaaagctcaccagtgatgaTGAGTTTGTCCGGCGTCTCCCAGTCAACTCCCAGTCAGCAAAAAACATTAGTGTACATGAGCGCATTTCGGTCTTGTATATGAGTGAAAAAGAATTCAGTCCGGTAGTTTGTATGAGACCTTTATGAAAAAAGGCATTTGTATAAGAGAATTTCAGTAGTCCATATGAGACTGTTTCAGTAGTGTATATGAGCACTACTATTAAGGGTCCAGGCCGCTACTAGTGCTTGACAGATGTCGACTAGTGTTATGTCTGCAGCACAGTCGTTTATTGATATGTTTTCACTGTGTAGTGGCCAATCTGACACTATTTAAcgtggtgttttattttttgatttttttggtatccattcaaatttggcagccttttttaaaaaaaacaaaaaaacacttcaccGTGGTGTGCCAAATGATGAGAGCTTTTTTTTGGTCCACTTTCGTGCGACTTTAAGATAAATATCATGGATTGTTGAATAAGCGCTCCACCGACTTCTCTTACATTAGGCACAGGGCCATCGTGAGGCCGCTCGACATCCCGACGTCGAGTTCTGCGGCCGGCATCGTCCTGCGGGCGACGCTCGTCTGGATCGTTTCCCTTGTCCTGGCACCTCCAGAGGCCATCTTCTCTGACCTTCACGTCTTTAACGTTCCTTCCGGCAATAAGAGCTTTGTCACCTGTGCGCCCTATCCCCCTCGTGGCGAGCTGCACCCTAAGATCCACTCCGCTGTCTCCTTCCTCGTTTTCTACATCATCCCACTGCTGGTCATAGCGGTGTACTATACCTTCATCGCTAGTAGCCTGACGGGGAGTGTATGCAAGCTGCCTGTGGAGGGGAAAACACATGCAAGACAGCAGGGAAGTTTCAGACGTGCAATGAACCTTTGTTcgtcacggggggggggggatacattCCAACCCTAGCCAGGATAGCTGACAAACAGCAACATAGAGACCATGGAAAATGCTTCGGAAAGCCTTTTAACCCTTCCCACACACTTTGAACACATTGAAACGctcttttcaaaacatttcttaGTGCCCGTTTTCTCGTTCacacacaggggaaaaaaacaaaaaacaaacaaaaaacacctgctATCCGTgacttccagttgaagtttattgtaaaaCCGACGTATTAATCAAAAGAAAATGTCCTACTTGGAGATCAAAACCTTATAATTTcttctaaaataaatgtaaaaaaagcgCACTTGCTGAATGTTAACATATAATGCCAAACGCCATAGCAGGCTAACGGATATTAACACGGACGGATGAGGTGATTAGAAACCGTCAAACAACTGcgactttcacacacacacacaaaagagggcacaaaacaaaagagaatcaaACATTGTAAAGGTcaaacaaacatcaaaatgaAGCAAAATCATATATTACCGAAAGACTCGTGGCTTATTGCCAACGTACCGCATTAtgcgaaacgccatagacggtcTAATGTAAATTAGCATCAGTATTACATGCGAATCttgaaacaactgctactttatttaacacacacacacacacacacagaacagcAACCCATAAAACGGGGCATGCAACATTACTTACAGACTGTAACAACCATTTCTCGCGTCGTATCGCTGTATTCTTGAGCTGCTTGACCGATGTGCCCGAGGAGACTACTTCTTCCAATATTCTGAAACGTTCCTTCTCGAACCTTCGACAGGTCGAGTCAAGAAAACGCTTGGCCAAGACAGTGTTGGCATTTGTGGCCCTCTGCGCCGAATGCTGGCTGGCCGGTCACGCCATCTTCTTATGCCGCTCCTACCACTACTCAGAGGTAGGCCTCAACAAGCTGCGACTTGCACAATCCGAATCCAAATACGAGATATGTGATAAATAGTCTGCTTTTACAAACACGATCATGCTCAGTTTGGATCGACACGGGCACAAAGGCACTAAGGTTTTTAAAGTGCCGCCTACTATTGCACCCTCGTCGTGCAAATAGTGTACGGAATTGCTTTACGAGCGAGGGCGAAgggcatactagtacatggaccttaagatggatatcaaggatatcaaataaatgctcaaacagctatAAATAGCCACAACAAGCTTTTTCattctaattatttttaaacagctttttttttttaaatagccatTTCCTGCAACATTACATTGTTGTGCAGTTTgttattcatttcatttgttttggctCAAAGTCAATCTGTGTCATGCGCAGTCTTTGGAATGACTTTGGAAGCAATATTGTTTATTGACTCCCACccgaaatatttgtatttgcctgtagatgccaggagatggcagcaaagcactttttttttttttttttttttaggagacaAGGCTATTGGCTGActgaatgaagctcctcccctcacttcataATTGTTTGATTGTCCCTAAAATGCCAGAAGATGGCGCCAGAGAAATAGGTTCACAGACAAAAACCTTCATGCTGAAGTGCTTCACTGTCTCGCAcaactgttctttttttcaaagcaaaGCAACTTGAAATGCTGCCTAccaatggtattttttttttttaattccccagtgcataaatacattattttctgtACAATATCTTTGTGGATCCATTTGGTGGACACGTCCCCGATCCACTTTGTGTGCAGCGCTGTTGCTCGGATCCTGGCCTTCACAAACTCCTGCCTGaaccctttttttctctttatctGCTCAGCGAGAACCTTCAGAAGGAGTTCAAGGAGAACCTCTGCTGTTTCTGCCCTGAGATCATCAAAGCGTCCACGCACAGTCCAAATCGTGACATGCGCATGACCTCTGCCACGCCACTGCGTGGCACGCTCAAGCTTTGACTTGCGTCTAAATGTCCATCGCAGAAACCCGTATTGTCCTATTACCGATGTGTTTATTGTCATGATTTTATCTTTGTGTAAATGATCTAAATTTCAGATGAACATTAAAGGATGGAGTTTCACGTTGTTATTTCCGAAAGTTGCGTTTCCCCATGAGAGGAAATGGAGATACTTTCAAAtgcaaaatacaaatcaaataaaatgggAGCAATAATCCACAATTGCACAAATAtaaatgatacaaaaataatcttttttatAATCTATATAttcagtgcacacacacacacggaaaataataataataataaaattcacACATTGATTCAAATATAAGATCAGCACGTTAAAAATGGATTAACATGGTCCTGTGACCTACTATCATCTCTATTAGTTCACGTGATTTGCATAAATAGTATTGTAAATAAGTTACGTGCCTCTATGTCTCTGCTTCCAAAAAGACCGGGCCCGAGTTTATCCTAATTGCAGCTACTTGGGCCACTTACACCTGCCATtaggagagagaggggggggggaacagatGCGTTTAGACACAGCAAAAGGGCCCCGCGCACTTCTCCATAATGCCGAGGTCCTGTGTGTCCTATACCTGCAGGATGAGGGGTCAAAATATTGACGTCTGTGAGAACAGATGGAGCTGCTCAGGTGGCAGCGTTGGACCGGTCTTAGTTGGGCGGTGGGTTCAGCTCTCGGGACACAGTCGCAACGCTCGACATCGATCTCACAGTCGGGCATCCGTGACGTCGGTGGCAACTCTAAACAGGAGGTCATTGGATTATGTTGGAATCGCCGCGAGTCACGATCGCTGACTGTGAAGTCTCACATACTGGCTGCGCGCTTGATGAGTAACCGTGTAACTGTCACGTGAAAATACAGTCGGAAAATACCAGAATAAGTGTTGAGGTGGTATTTACTTACCTTTTACAGCGGAGCGTGATGAGTGAACGACAAATTAGCAGGCACATTTCAAAGCGTATTTGCTTTTAATACGCGGAAGAACGAGGCCCCCCTCGCCCGCCATACGACCACATAGACTCTACGCTCACCTGGTCTACCACCGGAGGGGTACGGTATGCATCTGTCACTTGCGCAATCCCAAATCCAACCGCTGACGCAAAGTCTCATGGAGTCCTCGGCCTCTGGAAGCTGACTGATCAGAGaacaactgcaaaaaaaaaagaaaagaaaagaaaagtagaTTCATACTGTGCAGCAACCGCATCTTCCATCTATTTGAGAGAGTGGAGTGACAGCTTTCAGACTCACCCACTGCTGCCCTGAGGCTGAGCGTCGCGTCGTATAATGGCCGGCTCCATGCATCGGCATGCTGTGTGATTCGCGACTTTTATCAACACGGGCTCCGGTACAAACTTGAATGGAATCACGCTCAGGACCTGCAGCGCACGCAAACAGAAAACGCGCGTGAGAGATTTCGTCTCCTCAAGACTGCGACGCCATTGAGAAGTACCCTGGCCCACTTACAGTTTTATTGACCAGTACTGTACTTGTGTTTCTGCATGTGACACCATCTTGATTGCAGCAGCCACTACATCTGCgatgaggaaaataaaagcGCATCGCTGAAATAACATTGTCACGTTAAGCCGTATATCGAGGATACCGAAGAA
This sequence is a window from Phycodurus eques isolate BA_2022a chromosome 2, UOR_Pequ_1.1, whole genome shotgun sequence. Protein-coding genes within it:
- the grpr gene encoding gastrin-releasing peptide receptor is translated as MKRNPMCSVSSVLPRTAYWHRAIVRPLDIPTSSSAAGIVLRATLVWIVSLVLAPPEAIFSDLHVFNVPSGNKSFVTCAPYPPRGELHPKIHSAVSFLVFYIIPLLVIAVYYTFIASSLTGSVCKLPVEGKTHARRQVESRKRLAKTVLAFVALCAECWLAGHAIFLCRSYHYSEREPSEGVQGEPLLFLP